GCTTGTGCCGAAGAAACTCTTAGCTGTCAATCATGCACACAAATCAGCGACAGTGAACCGCTTCTCGTATTGTATACAAAGGATTTTCTTGAATACTTTTCTAAATTTTCTAGGCAAATTCAAAAAGATAAGCGTTCTTTCTTGGTGTTTATGATAGAATCAAGGCAAGAAGCGGTCAAGATTGTGCGCGGACATACCGAACATGATATTTTGATTGCGGCGCAGTCTTTTCATCCCGGTTATGTCGATATTCTTGAAGGTGTACGGGAGTGTACGCAGCAGAAGGTGTACGCTTATATTGAGAAGCCGCTGCGTTTTGTAGAACGGGGACAGGTTATGAGAGTAGTGGATTATATTTTTCCTCCTTTGAAAGATGCTGAAGAGCCTTCACATACTCGTAAGTAAGGTTATTGAATTAGTAAAGGGGAATGTAAGATGGGATACCGCATTTTACTTGTGGAAGACAACCCTTCAAATCGTGAACTATTTATTGAAATTTTACAGCTAAAGCCCGAATATGAAGTACATGTAGCAGAAAGCGGAATCGAAGCGCTAGAGATGCTTGAGATATTTCGACCTGATTTGATTCTGATGGATATCCATATGCCGCGTATGGATGGCTTAGCTGTAACCCGAACGATTAAATCCATTCCTGAATTGGCTTCGATTCCAATTGTAGCGCTATCAGCTCTGGCTATGAAGTCTGATATTAAATCGGCACTAGAAGCAGGCTGTATTGGCTATATTACGAAACCGGTGCGTATTCGAAGCTTTTTGGAGAAGATAGAGACATATATGCTGCAGGACAAACAGGAGGGGCAGCCTTCAGTTACTGCTCCGCATATAGAGGAGTAGGGTAAGCTGGTGAAGCGAACGAATTCTTTAGAGTTTTGTGTTTCTTTCTTTCTTGTGTTCATCCTTCTGCAGGTAGGTTGGTTTATTTATCGGCTTATTGCGGTGCCAGAGAGAGTCTGTGGAAGGGAATTGGTAACAAGTATTATTATTATTTTTACTCTGATCGGCATTCTTGTGGCTTTTATAAGAAAGATGTCAAAGCAGAATAAAATACTCGAAGATACAAACCGTAAGCTTGCCGAGCTTGATCGGGTTAAAACAGAATTTCTAGCGAATGTCTCGCATGAGCTGCGTACACCGCTGACTGTTATTATGGGGTATTCTGAATTATTGGCTGAGCGTTTGAAGAAAGTAGAGAACGCGACAGATGTAAAGTTTGTTCAGACCATACACCGCAAGTCTGAGGATTTGTTAAGCTTGATTAATGATTTAATTGATTTTTCCCGTATTGAGTCCGGCAAGCTGGAACTTAAGCTCTCGCGCTTTAAGCTAGAGGATGTAGTGGATGAGATTGTAGAGGATCTTGCAACGAGCATCAGTGTCAAGGAGCATACAATTGAGCTAGAACATGCTGCTCTTCCATTATACTTGTTAGCAGATCGCGGAAAAATCAAACAGATTGTCGCAAACTTATTGCAAAATGCAATTAAATATACCCCGGATGGCGGTCGAATTGTGATTCGTACATACACAGACGATGAGGCTGGCTATCTTGAAGTTGAAGATAACGGAATCGGCATCTCTCAAGAGCAGATTGAACAGCTATATCAACCATTCAAGCAGATGGATTCCTCTTATAACAAAAAGTATGAAGGCTTCGGATTAGGGCTAGCCATTACAAAAAGCCTCATACAAAGCCACAACGGAACCATACAGGTGCAGAGTACAGTGGGAAAAGGTTC
This window of the Aneurinibacillus sp. REN35 genome carries:
- a CDS encoding sensor histidine kinase, with the translated sequence MKRTNSLEFCVSFFLVFILLQVGWFIYRLIAVPERVCGRELVTSIIIIFTLIGILVAFIRKMSKQNKILEDTNRKLAELDRVKTEFLANVSHELRTPLTVIMGYSELLAERLKKVENATDVKFVQTIHRKSEDLLSLINDLIDFSRIESGKLELKLSRFKLEDVVDEIVEDLATSISVKEHTIELEHAALPLYLLADRGKIKQIVANLLQNAIKYTPDGGRIVIRTYTDDEAGYLEVEDNGIGISQEQIEQLYQPFKQMDSSYNKKYEGFGLGLAITKSLIQSHNGTIQVQSTVGKGSRFIVSLPREKNI
- a CDS encoding response regulator, with the translated sequence MGYRILLVEDNPSNRELFIEILQLKPEYEVHVAESGIEALEMLEIFRPDLILMDIHMPRMDGLAVTRTIKSIPELASIPIVALSALAMKSDIKSALEAGCIGYITKPVRIRSFLEKIETYMLQDKQEGQPSVTAPHIEE